A single window of Coriobacteriia bacterium DNA harbors:
- the maf gene encoding septum formation protein Maf — MNPESPHTPTTSLPEHPAPAEVVLASQSPRRRRLLEWLGLPFAATAVDTPEDLDSPLASDPAALAASLAAEKATAARDEGHGATGLVLCFDTIVVLDGAVLGKPRDERDAWRMLRALSGRTHQVVTGVAALTPELAEPVTFAVTTDVAMQELSDCRIEAWMAMGTFLGCAGAYNIEAQVASVGTCDCYQNVAGLPLCHVYAALIGEPALRRWLPAEPHSPVAACDDALERRCELGPDVLAEAGANR, encoded by the coding sequence GTGAATCCCGAGAGCCCACATACGCCCACAACCTCGCTACCCGAGCACCCCGCACCCGCTGAAGTCGTGCTGGCATCGCAGTCGCCACGCCGGCGCCGGCTGCTCGAGTGGCTCGGGCTGCCGTTCGCTGCCACCGCGGTCGACACGCCCGAGGACCTCGACTCGCCGCTGGCCAGCGACCCCGCGGCACTCGCTGCCTCGCTGGCCGCCGAGAAGGCCACCGCGGCGCGCGACGAGGGTCACGGCGCAACCGGGCTCGTGCTGTGCTTCGACACGATCGTCGTGCTCGACGGCGCCGTGCTCGGCAAGCCGCGCGACGAGCGGGATGCCTGGCGCATGCTTCGCGCGCTGTCCGGGCGCACGCATCAGGTCGTGACCGGCGTCGCAGCGCTCACCCCCGAACTCGCCGAGCCGGTCACGTTCGCGGTGACGACCGACGTCGCGATGCAGGAGCTGTCGGACTGCCGCATCGAGGCCTGGATGGCGATGGGGACGTTCCTGGGCTGCGCGGGCGCCTACAACATCGAGGCGCAGGTCGCGTCGGTGGGGACGTGCGACTGCTACCAGAACGTCGCCGGGTTGCCGCTGTGCCACGTGTACGCGGCGCTGATCGGCGAGCCTGCGCTGCGTCGCTGGCTACCCGCCGAGCCGCACTCGCCCGTGGCGGCGTGCGACGACGCGCTCGAGCGGCGCTGCGAACTGGGACCCGACGTGCTGGCCGAGGCGGGCGCGAACCGCTAG
- a CDS encoding class I SAM-dependent methyltransferase codes for MTACEHDHSEGNRRAPQVDYDVFVNWDARLTREAPFFRRIFDEVGATRVIDVGAGSARHSLMFASWGLTVDSVDPDDSMLEQAERNIADAAERVAESGGAVRLTRGGFGELATLGLAGADALICTGNALPHVRDHAGLREAFADFAAVVRPGGAVVLHLLNHARLLGAKPHAIPPVVRETEEGTLVFLRVLDYPADRDVIGFDFLTLTRDPAGTWDLASRRSEHVALPAQLLQRELEAAGFERVELLGGHDGHALSDADESVIVVARRAAGV; via the coding sequence ATGACCGCGTGCGAACACGACCACTCCGAGGGAAACCGCCGAGCACCGCAGGTCGACTACGACGTCTTCGTGAACTGGGATGCGCGCCTGACGCGTGAGGCCCCGTTCTTCCGACGCATCTTCGACGAGGTCGGTGCAACGCGTGTCATCGACGTCGGAGCCGGTAGCGCTCGGCACTCGCTCATGTTCGCCTCGTGGGGGCTGACCGTCGACTCGGTCGATCCCGACGACTCGATGCTCGAGCAGGCCGAGCGCAACATCGCCGACGCTGCCGAGCGGGTCGCCGAGTCCGGTGGCGCGGTGCGACTGACGCGGGGCGGCTTCGGCGAGCTCGCGACGCTCGGGCTCGCCGGCGCCGATGCGCTCATATGCACAGGCAACGCGCTGCCGCACGTGCGCGACCACGCGGGGCTGCGAGAGGCGTTCGCCGATTTCGCGGCCGTCGTGCGTCCCGGAGGTGCGGTCGTGCTGCACCTTCTCAACCACGCGCGGCTCCTCGGCGCCAAGCCGCACGCCATACCGCCGGTCGTGCGCGAGACCGAGGAGGGCACACTCGTCTTTCTGCGGGTGCTCGACTACCCGGCCGACCGTGACGTGATCGGCTTCGACTTCCTCACGCTGACGCGCGACCCCGCCGGGACGTGGGACCTCGCGTCTCGCCGCTCAGAGCACGTCGCGTTGCCGGCGCAGCTGCTGCAGCGCGAACTCGAGGCCGCCGGCTTCGAGCGCGTTGAGTTGCTCGGCGGGCACGACGGACATGCGCTGTCAGACGCCGACGAGAGCGTGATCGTGGTGGCGCGGCGGGCGGCGGGCGTCTAG
- a CDS encoding amidohydrolase family protein encodes MPRIAAAKPTQPGMAIDAHVHLFTRPLMMEMIERPETPQRFKDAAKSGKWGRRDQLQTLPDMGPDECAEWYVSRMEAANVAKALIVSVFPESQYTRDFLAAANGHIHALCNVDPRDPGAPALLEREMAAGYRGVKLYPVNRGYNLSDPSFRPLFEKANELKANLIIHYGVTVDPTGDLRNADPIDLSPVARDYPDLTFVIAHFGAGWLDSVLRLAYQCKNVCVDSSGTNNWMDYYVPKMTLAEVFERCLTAMGPERVLFGTDSGTTAPYRAWIRYMQERTLEEMGLSDTDRDLIMRANASRIFRLDEPLLPGGE; translated from the coding sequence ATGCCGAGAATCGCAGCAGCTAAGCCCACCCAGCCCGGGATGGCGATCGACGCGCACGTCCACCTGTTCACACGCCCGCTCATGATGGAGATGATCGAGCGCCCCGAGACCCCCCAGCGCTTCAAGGACGCCGCCAAGAGCGGCAAGTGGGGCCGACGTGATCAGCTCCAGACGCTGCCGGACATGGGGCCCGACGAGTGTGCCGAGTGGTACGTGAGCCGCATGGAGGCCGCCAACGTCGCCAAAGCGCTCATCGTCTCCGTCTTTCCTGAGTCGCAGTACACGCGCGACTTCTTGGCCGCCGCCAACGGTCACATCCACGCGTTGTGCAACGTCGATCCGCGCGATCCCGGTGCGCCGGCGTTGCTCGAGCGTGAGATGGCGGCAGGCTACCGGGGCGTGAAGCTCTATCCGGTCAATCGCGGCTACAACCTCTCGGACCCCTCCTTTCGCCCGCTCTTCGAGAAGGCCAACGAGCTCAAAGCGAACCTGATCATCCACTACGGCGTCACCGTCGATCCCACGGGCGATCTGCGCAACGCAGACCCCATCGACCTGTCTCCCGTGGCACGCGACTACCCCGACCTCACGTTCGTCATCGCGCACTTCGGCGCCGGGTGGCTCGACAGCGTTCTACGGCTCGCTTACCAGTGCAAGAACGTGTGTGTCGACTCGAGCGGCACCAACAACTGGATGGACTACTACGTGCCCAAGATGACGCTCGCCGAGGTCTTCGAGCGTTGCTTGACGGCCATGGGACCCGAGCGCGTGCTCTTCGGCACCGACTCCGGCACCACCGCGCCCTACCGCGCGTGGATCCGCTACATGCAGGAGCGCACGCTCGAGGAGATGGGGCTGTCGGACACCGACCGCGATCTGATCATGCGCGCCAACGCCTCGCGGATCTTCCGGCTCGACGAACCGCTGCTTCCCGGAGGCGAGTGA
- a CDS encoding HlyC/CorC family transporter yields MDNLWLQVVLIIALVALEGYFAAAEIALISARRAALQQRAEEGSKGAKAALALTDDPTRLLATIQIGITFVGFLAAAAGAVALAKPLEEWLAGLGMPLLAKVAPGLSVLAVTLVISYVTLVFGELVPKRIGLQRAERVAVSVAGAITWLERAFAPLVWLLTVSTTAVSRATGLKLEGGRPGVSEEEIKLLVTEQGSLLEEEKRMIHEIFELGDTVVREIMVPRVDMALVEDTETVEQAASRLQGTGYSRLPVFHEDHDRIVGLVLLKDLITPLSDGKGSTNVTEHMREPVFVPETKGILPLLAEMRATRNQMAIVVDEYGGTAGLVTLEDIVEEIVGEIADEFDRDHRYITRVSDTVCVIDGRLSIEEALERGLPVEESDEYETVAGWLLAKLGHIPVTGESYDRKNHSFRIQSMRRSRISLVRVTSSHPPCDPAPAEEPDDAENRSS; encoded by the coding sequence ATGGATAACCTCTGGCTGCAGGTCGTACTGATCATCGCCCTCGTCGCTTTGGAGGGCTACTTCGCCGCTGCGGAGATCGCGCTTATCTCGGCGAGACGCGCCGCGCTTCAGCAGCGTGCCGAGGAGGGCTCGAAGGGCGCGAAGGCGGCACTCGCCCTCACCGACGACCCCACCCGGCTGCTCGCGACCATCCAGATCGGCATCACCTTCGTCGGCTTCCTCGCCGCTGCAGCCGGCGCCGTGGCGCTTGCCAAGCCGCTCGAGGAGTGGCTGGCGGGACTGGGCATGCCGCTGCTCGCGAAGGTCGCGCCCGGGCTGTCGGTACTCGCGGTCACGCTCGTCATCAGCTACGTCACGCTCGTGTTCGGCGAGCTCGTTCCCAAGCGCATCGGCCTGCAGCGGGCCGAGCGCGTCGCGGTCTCAGTGGCCGGCGCCATCACCTGGCTCGAGCGCGCGTTCGCGCCGCTCGTATGGCTGCTCACAGTCTCGACCACCGCCGTGTCGCGCGCGACCGGCCTCAAGCTCGAGGGCGGCCGGCCGGGGGTCTCGGAAGAGGAGATCAAGCTCCTCGTCACCGAGCAGGGATCGCTCCTCGAAGAAGAGAAGCGCATGATCCACGAGATCTTCGAGCTGGGGGATACCGTGGTGCGCGAGATCATGGTGCCGCGCGTGGACATGGCGCTTGTCGAGGACACGGAGACCGTCGAGCAGGCCGCGTCGAGGCTGCAGGGTACCGGCTACTCCAGACTGCCGGTCTTCCACGAGGACCACGACCGTATCGTCGGGCTCGTCCTGCTCAAGGACCTCATCACGCCCCTCTCGGACGGCAAGGGCTCCACGAACGTCACCGAGCACATGCGCGAGCCGGTGTTCGTGCCCGAGACCAAGGGCATCCTCCCGTTGCTCGCCGAGATGCGTGCCACGCGTAACCAGATGGCGATCGTCGTCGACGAGTACGGCGGCACGGCGGGTCTCGTGACGCTCGAAGACATCGTCGAGGAGATCGTGGGTGAGATCGCCGATGAGTTCGACCGCGACCACCGCTACATCACGCGCGTCTCGGACACCGTGTGCGTCATCGATGGACGGCTCTCGATCGAAGAAGCGCTCGAGCGTGGTCTGCCCGTCGAGGAAAGCGACGAATACGAGACGGTCGCCGGGTGGCTTCTGGCCAAGCTTGGGCACATTCCTGTCACGGGCGAGAGCTACGACCGGAAGAACCATTCGTTCCGGATACAGTCGATGCGGCGCAGCAGGATCTCCCTGGTACGCGTGACGTCGAGTCACCCGCCCTGCGACCCAGCGCCAGCCGAGGAGCCAGACGATGCCGAGAATCGCAGCAGCTAA
- a CDS encoding HEAT repeat domain-containing protein has product MAIEPEQVRTLENVLRALSTATRSLRLYPPSSPIPRQTIDSAIVALEEQFAAVPSPLKLAVAREGFAFEGEPVATAIVVTLEFANELRDHGVALIEIAPGTTADDLLRFLTVVSRAPDEVRAEGGIGAAIAAAGVFTVHLTDVQLVAVEQGGGAGGIGSEASFQAMADSPSQLNSWFGTASAAGKETLRSSIDHFVDVTGDYGQESLAEALSDSLATHEPANRDAFFTLALEPGETRQLAARVFPMMDAGDITKALLGGSFGSNMLALSSALVHLPLGDNADSVRREVIETLRATNRRTGEIEFLQRMLDVRESGAPEPALAQKDRTYRTLVQAGAVNDADVTRAREVTSAAAAMLDTAGVRTMLAMLDCQNAYEEYAADAESIAAMIPRLLERGEVALVANVFAELISRSARRVEWPELAARVQQALVVAITPESAGSFVRACLDDRSLIPAVRDVVALTGEQVHSAIAAEAVTHKAEGLEVAEELMGKRLIDLLIVLAPSVQWFQLGPIVERLGAEGGPRSMQTIEALLGRPEEQARRDIISALASASDPAVLPLLDKAMRDPSDEVSALAARALSKSTLEGAGHLLAKYLGELDVDNADFARAREVIGALARSHDSSADEALTKLASRRALIKRGHFIEIQQLAEQALSMRHRSGDAS; this is encoded by the coding sequence ATGGCTATCGAGCCCGAACAGGTTCGTACGCTTGAGAACGTGCTTCGCGCGCTGTCCACAGCGACGCGCTCGTTGCGGTTGTATCCACCATCGAGCCCCATCCCCCGTCAGACCATCGACTCCGCGATCGTCGCGCTCGAAGAGCAGTTCGCTGCGGTCCCATCCCCGCTCAAGCTCGCGGTGGCCCGAGAAGGCTTCGCGTTCGAGGGCGAGCCGGTGGCGACCGCCATCGTGGTGACCCTGGAGTTCGCAAACGAACTGCGCGACCACGGCGTCGCCTTGATCGAGATCGCCCCGGGCACCACCGCCGATGACCTGCTTCGCTTCCTCACCGTCGTCTCGCGCGCCCCTGACGAGGTGCGCGCCGAAGGCGGGATCGGCGCGGCCATCGCAGCCGCCGGCGTGTTCACCGTCCACCTCACCGACGTACAGCTTGTCGCTGTCGAACAGGGCGGCGGAGCGGGTGGTATCGGGTCCGAGGCGAGCTTCCAGGCGATGGCCGACAGCCCCTCTCAGCTCAACTCATGGTTCGGCACCGCTTCGGCCGCCGGCAAGGAGACGCTGCGCTCGAGCATCGACCACTTCGTCGACGTCACCGGTGACTACGGACAGGAGAGCCTCGCCGAGGCGCTCTCCGACTCCCTTGCCACGCACGAGCCTGCGAACCGCGACGCGTTCTTCACGCTGGCGCTTGAACCGGGCGAAACCCGACAGCTCGCTGCCCGGGTGTTCCCGATGATGGACGCGGGCGACATCACGAAGGCCCTGCTCGGTGGGAGCTTCGGCAGCAACATGCTCGCCTTGTCGAGCGCCTTGGTGCACTTGCCACTCGGCGACAACGCCGATTCCGTGCGACGCGAGGTCATCGAGACGCTACGTGCCACGAATCGCAGAACCGGCGAGATCGAATTCCTTCAGCGCATGCTCGATGTTCGCGAGAGCGGGGCGCCGGAGCCTGCGTTGGCGCAGAAGGACCGCACGTACCGCACCCTCGTGCAGGCGGGCGCGGTCAACGATGCCGACGTCACGCGAGCCCGTGAGGTCACCAGCGCGGCTGCAGCGATGCTCGACACCGCGGGCGTGCGAACCATGCTCGCGATGCTCGACTGCCAGAACGCCTACGAGGAGTACGCGGCCGATGCGGAGAGCATCGCGGCGATGATCCCTCGCCTGCTCGAGCGCGGCGAGGTCGCGCTGGTGGCCAACGTGTTCGCGGAGCTCATCTCGCGCTCAGCGCGGCGCGTCGAATGGCCTGAGCTCGCTGCTCGCGTCCAACAGGCGCTCGTCGTCGCGATCACGCCCGAATCCGCGGGATCCTTCGTCCGAGCGTGCCTCGACGACCGCTCGCTGATCCCCGCAGTGCGTGACGTCGTCGCGCTCACCGGCGAGCAGGTCCACTCGGCGATAGCGGCCGAGGCGGTCACCCACAAGGCCGAAGGACTCGAGGTTGCCGAGGAGCTCATGGGCAAGCGCCTGATCGATCTGCTCATCGTTCTCGCGCCTTCTGTACAGTGGTTCCAACTTGGGCCCATCGTCGAGCGCCTCGGCGCCGAAGGAGGACCGCGGTCGATGCAGACCATCGAAGCGTTGCTCGGCCGACCGGAAGAGCAGGCGCGGCGCGACATCATCAGCGCGCTGGCGTCCGCAAGCGACCCGGCCGTACTGCCGCTGCTCGATAAGGCGATGCGCGACCCCTCCGACGAGGTGTCTGCGCTGGCCGCTCGCGCGCTGTCGAAGAGCACGCTGGAGGGTGCGGGGCATCTGCTCGCGAAGTACCTCGGCGAGCTGGATGTCGACAACGCCGACTTCGCCCGCGCTCGCGAGGTCATCGGTGCGCTTGCACGCTCCCACGACTCATCCGCCGACGAGGCGCTCACGAAACTCGCGTCTCGTCGTGCGCTCATTAAGCGTGGACACTTCATCGAGATACAGCAGCTCGCCGAGCAGGCGCTTTCGATGCGCCATCGGTCGGGTGATGCATCGTGA
- a CDS encoding HD domain-containing protein, giving the protein MSDTAARAVTALAGARRAVQLYPPAHPAYGEALTELAVAVREAAAAEPLVLNVHQGRLYHGSLPLPDEAPGLLAVAEMFESLTIESLVFKSNFSATDAVALTEVLNSRPAPDLDLAALLAQRGVQSVAISLLEKTEEDDDTDTVRERDRAMFRRSVTAVRGMMQQVSSGDLSVVAEARSVPGPIVRRLEQDAAAVLGMAASRQPTERQLYHSINVMCYALLIGGRLGLDTESLTSLGSAALLHDIGKTAFDPDDPAQAEAMRLEHPRSGAEMLRHLALDDVAPMLVAYEHHMLADGSGYPAQCEGYATHPYTRIVSIADRFENLTGPVSETGALTMDQALVSILREASQGHFDPFLVRLFASVLGPFPVGALVRLSDHSAAVVCSPGSDPLAPIVRIAYDKRGIETVGEEEIDLAATTLHIVEVLEPISLDIDVSETL; this is encoded by the coding sequence GTGAGCGACACCGCAGCACGCGCAGTCACCGCCCTCGCAGGCGCGCGCCGCGCGGTGCAGCTCTACCCGCCCGCGCACCCGGCGTATGGCGAGGCGCTCACAGAACTCGCCGTCGCGGTGCGTGAGGCCGCTGCGGCCGAGCCGCTCGTACTCAACGTCCACCAAGGCCGGCTCTATCACGGCAGCCTGCCCCTGCCCGACGAGGCGCCGGGCCTGCTCGCCGTCGCCGAGATGTTCGAGTCGCTCACCATCGAGTCGCTCGTCTTTAAGTCCAACTTCTCGGCGACCGACGCTGTCGCGCTGACCGAAGTGCTGAACTCACGACCGGCGCCCGATCTCGATCTCGCGGCGCTTCTTGCGCAGCGAGGCGTGCAGTCCGTCGCGATCTCGCTGCTGGAAAAGACCGAGGAAGATGACGACACCGACACGGTGCGCGAGCGCGACCGCGCGATGTTCCGGCGCTCGGTGACGGCCGTTCGCGGCATGATGCAGCAGGTGTCCTCGGGAGACCTAAGTGTGGTCGCCGAGGCCCGGTCCGTACCCGGTCCGATCGTGCGGCGGCTCGAGCAGGACGCTGCGGCCGTGCTGGGGATGGCGGCGTCGCGCCAACCGACCGAGCGGCAGCTGTACCACTCGATCAACGTCATGTGCTACGCGCTGCTCATCGGTGGTCGGCTGGGGCTCGATACGGAGAGCCTGACCTCGCTTGGGTCGGCCGCGCTCCTGCACGATATCGGCAAGACCGCGTTCGATCCCGACGACCCGGCACAGGCCGAGGCGATGCGCCTCGAGCATCCTCGCTCAGGCGCTGAGATGCTGCGGCATCTCGCGCTCGACGACGTCGCGCCCATGCTCGTCGCCTACGAGCACCACATGCTCGCCGATGGCTCTGGCTACCCGGCACAGTGCGAGGGCTACGCGACGCACCCGTACACGCGGATCGTGAGCATCGCCGATCGTTTCGAGAATCTCACCGGACCGGTGTCGGAGACCGGCGCCCTCACGATGGATCAGGCGCTCGTCTCGATTCTTCGTGAGGCGAGCCAGGGGCACTTCGACCCCTTCCTCGTACGCCTCTTCGCGAGCGTACTCGGCCCGTTCCCGGTAGGAGCGCTCGTGCGGCTGTCGGATCACAGCGCCGCCGTGGTCTGCTCGCCGGGAAGCGACCCCCTCGCACCGATCGTACGCATCGCATACGACAAGCGCGGAATCGAGACGGTGGGCGAGGAGGAGATCGATCTGGCTGCGACAACTCTGCACATCGTCGAGGTGCTCGAGCCGATCTCGCTGGACATCGACGTCTCCGAGACGCTCTAG
- a CDS encoding FAD-dependent oxidoreductase, whose amino-acid sequence MPARFEVELLERCLCGAEILTCRFSRPAEYAFRAGQWFRLFLHTPDDEIAETFSHCSAPFDDEIVMTTRLSGSVFKNVLDGLEVGDRVEISASGGRLSLPEGAQRLCFLAGGVGITPVRSLLRAATHEGRAFDDAVLIYGNRDESCAPFAEEFKAMQSAGVRLVLCYERPSDDWTGERGFITAETVRRHLEPVEGCGFLIAGPPVMVEAMERVLDELGVPGEARTVEHFGAALRPAG is encoded by the coding sequence GTGCCAGCACGATTCGAAGTCGAGCTTCTGGAGCGTTGTCTGTGTGGTGCCGAGATTCTCACGTGCCGATTCTCCCGGCCTGCTGAATACGCGTTCCGAGCAGGGCAGTGGTTCAGGTTGTTCCTGCATACGCCCGATGACGAGATCGCCGAGACGTTCTCGCACTGCTCGGCACCGTTCGACGATGAGATCGTGATGACGACGCGCCTGTCCGGCTCGGTCTTCAAGAACGTGCTCGATGGCCTCGAGGTTGGCGACCGGGTCGAGATCTCCGCATCCGGCGGACGGCTTTCGCTTCCCGAGGGAGCGCAACGGCTGTGCTTTCTGGCGGGAGGGGTGGGCATCACTCCGGTTCGCTCGCTTCTGCGCGCGGCCACCCACGAGGGGCGGGCGTTCGACGACGCCGTGCTCATCTACGGCAACCGAGACGAGAGCTGCGCTCCGTTCGCCGAGGAGTTCAAGGCCATGCAATCAGCAGGGGTGCGCTTGGTGCTGTGCTACGAGCGCCCGAGCGACGACTGGACGGGCGAGCGTGGGTTCATCACCGCCGAGACCGTGCGCCGGCACCTGGAGCCGGTGGAGGGATGCGGCTTCCTGATCGCAGGGCCGCCGGTGATGGTCGAGGCGATGGAGCGAGTGCTCGATGAGCTCGGCGTGCCGGGCGAAGCGCGTACGGTCGAGCACTTCGGTGCGGCGCTCCGGCCAGCCGGATAG
- a CDS encoding molybdopterin-dependent oxidoreductase, translating into MSGVPQPRRMRIVRPGTGALLAGVGVVMALLATGCTSNFPSPAGSGGTASGDDPVPAYTKVEVREYKGQKLSSVADEPENSIKGPQSVDPKTYQLTIDGLVGRPVSLSYSDVTSMTPTKRVIELHCVEGWTMTYLWDGIPLIDLIERAGGASSEATVVVFHCVDGYTSSLPLDYVRRRNILLGYRMNGVEMPPERGFPFQVLAEDRFGYKWAKWVERIELSSDAKYLGYWEKRGYDNDAVLPGKD; encoded by the coding sequence ATGTCAGGAGTACCGCAACCAAGACGAATGCGAATCGTCCGCCCCGGCACCGGAGCGTTGCTCGCGGGAGTCGGCGTCGTCATGGCGCTTCTGGCGACCGGCTGCACCTCCAACTTCCCGAGCCCCGCGGGAAGCGGCGGTACCGCCTCGGGTGACGACCCTGTCCCCGCATACACGAAGGTCGAAGTTCGCGAGTACAAGGGTCAGAAGCTCTCCTCGGTCGCCGATGAACCCGAGAACTCGATCAAGGGACCGCAGAGTGTCGACCCGAAGACGTACCAGCTCACGATCGACGGGCTGGTCGGACGTCCCGTGTCGCTGTCGTACAGCGATGTGACGTCGATGACGCCGACCAAGCGCGTCATCGAGCTGCACTGCGTCGAGGGCTGGACGATGACCTATCTGTGGGACGGCATCCCGCTCATCGACCTGATAGAGCGGGCCGGCGGAGCGTCATCGGAAGCGACGGTGGTGGTGTTTCACTGCGTGGACGGCTACACGAGTTCGCTGCCGCTCGACTACGTGCGTCGACGCAACATCCTGCTCGGCTATCGCATGAACGGTGTCGAGATGCCGCCCGAGCGCGGGTTCCCGTTCCAGGTACTTGCCGAGGACCGGTTCGGCTACAAGTGGGCGAAGTGGGTCGAGCGCATCGAGCTGTCGAGCGACGCGAAGTACCTCGGCTACTGGGAGAAGCGCGGCTACGACAACGACGCCGTGCTACCCGGCAAAGACTAG
- a CDS encoding hemolysin III family protein, whose translation MGSSIKRPYTLGEEIANSVIHGIGAVLSIAALTMLLVFAGWAQNGWAIASALVYGIALVLEYTASTLYHAFPQPNVKHLFKIFDHCGIYLLIAGSYTPFCLMTLRGSGGLWMFAFIWTFAVVGIAAEAFWPYRPRWLSAAVYLGMGWAVIFTIKPLIAALEPAGLWLLIAGGLCYTVGTIFYVLKKVRYMHAIWHVWVLAGSICHFLAVLLYVIIPSGL comes from the coding sequence ATGGGAAGCTCGATCAAGCGGCCGTACACGCTTGGTGAAGAGATCGCCAACAGCGTGATCCACGGCATCGGCGCCGTGCTCTCGATCGCTGCGCTCACGATGCTGCTCGTGTTCGCGGGTTGGGCTCAGAACGGCTGGGCGATCGCGAGCGCGCTCGTGTACGGCATCGCCCTCGTGCTCGAGTACACGGCCTCCACGCTGTATCACGCGTTCCCGCAGCCCAACGTGAAGCACCTCTTCAAGATATTCGACCACTGCGGCATCTACCTGCTCATAGCGGGCAGCTACACGCCGTTTTGCCTCATGACGCTGCGCGGCAGCGGCGGGTTGTGGATGTTCGCGTTCATCTGGACGTTCGCGGTAGTCGGCATCGCCGCCGAGGCGTTCTGGCCGTATCGTCCGCGCTGGCTCTCGGCCGCGGTGTACCTGGGCATGGGCTGGGCCGTCATCTTCACGATCAAGCCGCTCATCGCCGCACTCGAGCCCGCCGGTCTGTGGCTGCTCATCGCCGGCGGTCTGTGCTACACGGTCGGCACGATCTTCTACGTGCTCAAGAAGGTGCGCTACATGCACGCCATCTGGCACGTGTGGGTGCTTGCCGGCAGCATCTGCCACTTCCTCGCGGTGCTGCTCTACGTGATCATCCCGAGCGGCCTCTAG
- a CDS encoding tautomerase family protein, with protein sequence MPFVRIDIQSGKSTAYKRALLHGVRGALVLALDVPDGRIMQRLIETPAEDIDAGADRGDSLTIIDISMLPGRGADLKGRLYESIVGNLAADPGIHAKDIMVVVHDPSAECFAVGGVMQCTIAPADVAADDDDEDA encoded by the coding sequence GTGCCGTTCGTACGCATCGATATCCAGTCCGGCAAGTCGACCGCGTACAAGCGCGCGCTGCTCCACGGCGTACGCGGTGCTCTCGTGCTCGCGCTCGACGTGCCCGACGGGCGCATCATGCAGCGCCTGATCGAGACGCCCGCCGAAGACATCGACGCCGGCGCCGACCGCGGCGACTCGCTCACCATCATCGACATCTCGATGCTTCCTGGTCGCGGAGCCGACCTCAAGGGCAGGCTCTACGAGTCGATCGTGGGAAACCTCGCCGCCGACCCCGGCATTCATGCCAAGGACATCATGGTCGTCGTTCACGACCCTTCGGCCGAGTGCTTCGCAGTCGGCGGCGTCATGCAGTGCACGATCGCGCCCGCCGACGTCGCTGCCGACGATGATGACGAAGACGCCTGA
- a CDS encoding acylphosphatase, whose amino-acid sequence MERVRYRVVIEGRVQGVWFRESTRRMAEEFGVEGWVRNLPGGSRVEAVFEGEALAVARAIEWAHRGPEHAVVTALVEFPEEPEGLAGFEIRR is encoded by the coding sequence ATGGAACGAGTGCGATATCGCGTGGTCATCGAAGGCCGCGTGCAGGGTGTGTGGTTCCGCGAATCGACGCGCAGGATGGCCGAGGAGTTCGGCGTCGAGGGGTGGGTCAGGAATCTGCCTGGCGGCAGCCGAGTCGAGGCGGTGTTCGAAGGTGAGGCGCTCGCGGTGGCGCGGGCCATCGAATGGGCACACCGCGGCCCCGAGCATGCAGTCGTGACTGCGCTCGTGGAGTTCCCCGAGGAGCCCGAGGGGCTGGCGGGGTTCGAGATCAGGCGCTAG
- a CDS encoding ORF6N domain-containing protein → MDSDVLSVGDVELLIHEVRGIRIILDEDIAALYEVETRQLVRAVQRNVARFPDDFMFRLSQDEFDELRTALGRTGQHGGRRKAPYAFTEHGVAMLSGVLRSDRAIQANVLVVRAFVRMRTVILAHRELVARIDELENRYDTQFSIVFDAIRQLMLPPAPARNTIGFTPPDD, encoded by the coding sequence ATGGATTCGGACGTGCTGTCAGTTGGCGATGTTGAGCTTCTGATTCATGAGGTTCGGGGCATCAGAATCATCTTGGACGAGGATATCGCTGCGCTCTACGAGGTTGAAACACGACAACTCGTGCGGGCAGTTCAGCGCAATGTGGCTCGCTTTCCTGACGATTTCATGTTCCGTCTCTCACAAGACGAGTTCGACGAGCTGCGGACGGCGCTCGGTCGGACGGGACAACATGGCGGCAGACGCAAAGCACCGTATGCTTTCACTGAACACGGCGTCGCGATGCTGTCAGGCGTTCTACGGAGCGATCGCGCTATCCAAGCCAATGTCTTGGTAGTTCGTGCGTTCGTGCGGATGCGAACCGTGATCCTCGCTCACAGGGAGCTGGTTGCTCGAATCGATGAGCTTGAGAATCGCTACGACACGCAGTTCAGTATCGTCTTCGATGCCATCCGGCAGTTGATGCTCCCGCCTGCTCCAGCACGCAACACCATTGGCTTCACACCGCCCGATGACTAG